In the genome of Odontesthes bonariensis isolate fOdoBon6 chromosome 20, fOdoBon6.hap1, whole genome shotgun sequence, the window acatacttccatacttccatactacatacttcatactgcatactacatactgcatactacatactacatactgcatactacatactacatactgcatactacatacttccatactacattctacatactacatacttccatactacatacttccatactacatacttcatactgcatactacatactgcatactacataatgcatactacatactgcatactacatacttccatactacatacttccatactacatactgcatactgcatactacatactgcatacttcaatactacatactgcatactgcatactacatactgcatacttcaatactacatactgcatactgcatactacatactgcatacttcaatactacatactgcatactgcatactacatactgcatactgcatactacatactacatactgcatactgcatactacatactgcatactgcatactgcatactacatactacatactgcatactacatactgcatactacatactgcatactacatacttccatacttccatactacatactgcatactacatactacatactgcatactacatactacatacttccatactgcatactacatactgcatactacatacttccatactacatactgcatactgcatactacatacttccatactacatactgcatactgcatactacatacttccatactacatactacatactgcatactacatactgcatactacatactgcatactacatactacatactgcatactgcatactacatactacatactgcatactacatactgcatactacatacttccatacgacatacttccatactacatacttcatactgcatactacatactgcatactacataatgcatactacatactacatactgcatactacatacttccatactacatacttccatactacatactacatacttccatactgcatactacatactgcatactacatactgcatactacatacttccatactacatactacatacttccatactacatacttcatactgcatactacatactgcatactacatactgcatactacatacttccatactacatacttccatactacatactacatactgcatactacatactgcatactacatactacatactgcatactacatactacatactacatacttccatactacattctacatactacatacttccatactacatacttccatactacatacttcatactgcatactacatacttccatactacatacttcatactgcatactacatactgcatactacatactgcatactacatacttccatactacatacttccatactacatactacatacttccatactacatacttcatactgcatactacatactgcatactacatactgcatactacatacttccatactacatacttccatactacatactacatacttccatactacatacttcatactgcatactacatactgcatactacatactgcatactacatactacatactgcatactacatactacatactacatacttccatactacattctacatactacatacttccatactacatacttcatactgcatactacatactgcatactacataatgcatactacataatgcatactacatactgcatactacatactacatacttccatactacatacttccatactacatactgcatactacatactacatactacatactgcatactacatactgcatactacatgctacatacttccatactgcaaactcatcgatcagacagtatgcagagcatttacaatgcatctcgctcctgcctgagccgaaatcagccggcctgaagctgatttcctttaagctctaaactctgtaaactttagcaacatttgaaacattttcaggtgagaaagtagtcgtttagatccccaacgtgttgaaaacctgacaaaataccggctgtttacaattttgttcccacgaatgcggcgctactaaagctagccgcagtgagcaacgcacttccagttattttcacaaaataaaatacccgttgccttttatcatagggaaagccattaccatacaattggtgcttttgttttgaaaacaggaagtgaacctaccctcgttgtagctagcttgaaactgccgttttgacaggaaatgacgatcggcgacgtcacgttacgttgcatcttgggtagtttgagtatgagtagtaacctcatgatgcatacccaacatttcagagaatctagtatgcatccgggaacttctcgcttactcaaactcgcatactaactcagaaagtttcgaacacagccatagttactgttcaaagttcaaagttaGTAGGTGTAGTAGCCCATGAGACCCTGAACCCGTCCTGACCGGATTCCTCTCCCACCGCAGGTGGCGCCCGGTCCCACTGATGACGAGATCCACCAGGCGCACCTGGACAGCATAAAGGTGATCCACGTGGAGCCTCCGTCCTCCAGCCTTCCCCAGGAGCCGGCCTCCGCCCACCTGTCCGGGGGTCTGGGCCTGACTCTGGGGCTGAACGTGGGGGGGCTGGCCGCCCTGAGCATCCCGCTGCTGGAGGCCTCGGGCTCCGCCCTGCAGGGCCTGTCCCAGCGGGACGCCCTCAGCCTGCTGTCCCTGCAGCCGTTCCAGACCAGCTTCCTGCTGCAGCCCGACGGGGGCGCCGCCACCGCCGGCGCCGCTGCCTCCGGCATGAAACCAGGAGAGGCGGGTGGAGCCGGCATCATGGAGCTGGCCGACATCCAGCAGATCCTCAAAGTGGCGGCGGCGGCGCCCAATCAGATGGGGCTCCCGCCTCTGGCCAAAGCTCCCGGGTTCCCCGGAGGTCCAGGTGGGTGTTTGCTTTTTAACGCTCGGTGTTTCCAGATGTTGAGCCGCTGACTGACCGTCTGTCCCTCCTCCAGGTCACGTCCAGGGTCAGAAGGCCATGCCGCCGCTGAAGCCTAAACCTCCCATCAGCCCCCGCCTCAGCCTGACCGCCACCACGCCGCCGCCGCTGCAGAGCTCCCAGCAGGCCTCGCTGGGCTGCATCAGCCCCAGCCTGCCGCCCCCCACCCTCTTCAAAAcgccctcctgctcctcctcctcctcctcttcctcggcCGGGCAGATGGACACCGAGTGCATGGGGGACACGCCGTCGTCCGACTCGCCGCCCGCTGCCACCACGGCCGTGCacgaggaggcggggcttagcGGCAGGAAGCTGGGAGCCAAAGCGGGCAACAACGCCGGCTCGGCAAAAGGCTCGTTCCCGTGCCGCTTCTGCGACCAGGTGTTCGCCTTTTCCGGCGTCCTGCAGGCTCACATGCGCTTCCACCTCGGCATCCTCCCTCACCAGTGCAACATCTGCGACTACGTGGCGCCGGACAAAGCCACGCTGATCCGCCACCTGCGCACGCACAGCGGCGAGCGTCCGTACGTCTGCCGCGTCTGCCATTACCCCTTCACTGTCAAGGCCAACTGCGAGCGCCACCTCAGGAAGAAGCACGCCAAGACCTCACGGAAGGACATCGAGAAAAACATCAAGTACGTCACCTCCAGCAGCACCGCCAACATGGCGGCGCCGATCACCGCCGCCACCACCACCCAGGACACGGAGGCTGACACCACGTGCAGGTTCTGCGGCGAGGACCTGAAGACCTACCGGGCACTGCAGATCCACCTGCGCACGCACAACGGCTGCCAGAGGAAACCGTTCGAGTGCCGGCGCTGCGGCGCCGCCTTCCTCGCCAAACGGAACTGCATCCACCACCTGCTGAAGCAGCACCCCGAGGTGCAGGAGCGGGAGATCGAGGAGCACATCGCCACCCTCCTCCCCGCCGCCGGCGGCGGCACCACGCGCACGGTGCCGGTGAATGCGACGGCGCTGAACGGGATCAGCCAGCCTCCCATCCAGGTGCTGCAGGCGGTGAAGATGGAGGACCTGGCGAGCGCGGCGTTCCCCGCCGAGCTGGACCAGCCGCTGGACTTCTCCGCCAAGGGGCGGGGCGGCGGCAGCCAGGCGGGGTCTCCCGGGGTCAAGCTGGAGAGCGCCTCGCCCACCTTCGACTGCGGCGTGCTGGACCAGCCCATCGACCTGTCCATCCCCAGCAAGCGGCAGCGGCGGGAGGCGGCGAGCGGCGGCGAGAAGCGGGAGATAAAGACGGAGCAGAGCGGCGGCATCATGGAGCAGCAGCTCGCTCTCGCTCTGTCCAAGGACGAGAAAACGGCGAGCGCCCTGCCCCccctgcacccccacccccagctGGGCTGCTACCAGCTGCCCCCGGGCTCCACCCCTCCCCCCGCCTCCCTGCCCAGCTCTGCGCGAGCTCAGCGCCTCAAACCGCTGCTGCCCAAACCCTCCGCCTCCGCCTCCACGCCGCCCTGCGCCGCCCTGAAGGAGCTGCCGCCGCTGGCCTCCATCGCTCAGATCATCAGCTCCGTCTCTGCGGCTCAGGACCTGCTGAAGAGGGACGCCGCCCCGCCGGAGGTCAAACCCCAGCCGGGCGCCGCTTCCTCTCAGACGGACTCGGCCGCCGACGCCCCTGGTCCCGCCGCCGCCATCGACACGCAGAGCGACGACCTGTCCGAAGGATCCTCCAGGTACGTGAGCTTCGTTTTCACCTTCTCACGGCGGATCCGTGCCACATCTGACTGTTCCCTCTTCCACAGACGGAGGTCCAGGAAGAAGCCCGCCGCGCTGGCCGCCAAGGAGAAGGTGGCGAGCGGCGGCATCGACCTGGAATCCAGCGGCGAGTTTGCGAGCGTGGAGAAGATGCTGGCGACCACGGACGCCAACAAATTCAGCACCTACCTGCAGACGGGAGCGGCCGAGCTGCCGGGAAAGAGAGGTGAGCTGACGCACTGAAAGCCAACGGTTAGAATCGGGCGGTGGTTCTGGGATTGATTTAAACTCCCTCTGAACAGACGTGGACAGAGCAGCCGCTACGGCAGGAAGTGGAggggaggagaaggagggaggagagagggagGAGGGAAGGCCGGCGGCGCTGTCAGTACCTCAGTCgaaagggaagaaaaacgcCTACTCCAACTCTGTCCAGAAGATGACCTGCCCCTTCTGCCCCCGGGTGTTCCCCTGGGCGAGCTCGCTGCAGCGCCACATGCTGACGCACACCGGTAACGCCCAGAAACGCACACTCATGCTCTGCACTTACCGCCCCCGGGGCGGTCCGTAAGTCCGGCTGAGGAACAGCGTGTTTTAGATGTAAAAGTGTGCGCCGTGCCAAGTTGTTTTTAGCTTAAACATttcgtcttcttcttctgtctccgaTGAAGTTCGTAGTTTTACTATGTTTCTAAAATTTAAAAAGCTTCTACACAGAAAGCTGCTGTTGGACATCAGGTTTCTGCAGCTAAAACACTCCGAATCAACCGAAGAGTCATTTTAAGTCAAATTATTAATTCAATAATTGTTAAATATCTTTACCTCATTAAACATTTCAAGGTTAGTTTTGACTGGTAACAGGGATAGCTGTAGTTACTAGCTTGCTACTAGTTACTACTAGTTGCTACTCTGTTACTAATGCTATTTGAGCTAGCATGTTAGCTTGTTACTAGTGCTCTGTTGCTAATGCTCTTTGGGCTAGTACGTTAGCTTGCTACTAGTGCTCTGTTACTACTGCTCTTTGGGCTAGCACGTTAGCTTGCTACTAGCGCTCTGTTACTACTGCTCTTTGGGCTAGCACGTTAGCTTGCTATTAGCCCTCTGTTACTACTGCTCTTTGGGCTAGCACATTAGCTTTAGTTAGTTAGTTTTACTGTTTCTAAAATTTAAAAAGCTTCTACACAGAAAGCTGCTGTTGGACATCAGGTTTCTGCAGCTAAAACACTCCGAATCAACCGAAAATATTAAATATCTTTACCTCATTAAACATTTCAAGGTTAGTTGTGACTGGTAACAGGATAGCTGTAGTTACTAGCTTGCTACTAGTTCTCTGTTACTAATGCTATTTGAGCTAGCATGTTAGCTTGTTACTAGCGCTCTGTTACTACTGCTCTTTGGGCTAGCACATAAGCTTGCTACTAGCGCTCTGTTACTACTGCTCTTTGGGCTAGTACGTTAGCATGCTAATGCGCTCTGTTACCAATGCTCTTTGAGCTAGCACATAAGCTTGCTATTAGCGCTCTGTTACTACTGCTCTTTGGGCTAGCACGTTAGCTTTAGTTAGTTAGTTTTACTGTTTCTAAAATTTAAAAAGCTTCTACACAGAAAGCTGCTGTTGGATGTCAGGTTTCTGCAGTTAAAACACTCCGAATCAACCGAAGAGTCATTTTAAACTGAAGTATTCTGAATAAGTTTTTTGCTGCTAATCGATGAAAATAATTCAGATTTAACTTGAATGTGAAGTTTCTTACCGTCTTCACGAAGCTGCAGGAGCCCTGAAAGCGTCTGTTCTGCTCTTCCTCAGGTCAGAAGCCGTTTCCGTGTCCCCGGTGCGACGCCTTCTTCTCCACAAAGTCCAACTGTGAGCGCCACCTGCTGCGCAAACACGGCGTCACCCACAGGACGCTGCGGCGCAACGGCGCCATCGTCAAGAAAGAAGACGACGAAGGCCTGCACGAGAGCGCCGGTCAGAAAACCGTTCTCACATCTTTCAACCCTCTGATATGTTCTCCTGTTCTTTAAGTACGATGGTGAAGAGTCCGTAATAACGCCGGCTCAAAGACGGACGATTACCGTAATTACGGAGTTTTTCGTACGAATAGTTTGCTATCCGAAGATAAACGGTAACAAGACGTAAAATTAGCGATAAATATTCAGTTTGGTCACATTTTACTTTAGAGTCAACAGAACAATGAAATCCAGTAAAACTGAATTTATTAATAAAGTAAATTTCTCAACGACTTAATGGGACGAAACGAACTAACCTGCAGCTGTTTTCGTGGTAAAATACTGACAGAACCTCAAAAATTTGAGCTTTTTAGTGTcgtaaatactttatttataaaaattGAATTGTTAATATTGTACCAAACATGATTGATTCTTCATACTAATTATTTTGGACATTGATAAAGCAAAGAATCGTTAGTTTCATTCaataaatgattaaatcaaCGAAGAATACAACAACTTACTGTGtaaatgatgaaataaacaaCTATCCTGGAACATTTTTCATCTCTAACTTGATAAAGAAAATACAATTAACTCAATAAATTGGGCAGATATTGTCCCACTCAGTCAGGAAACGCTTACCTTTGCATTGCGACATCCTGTTAACTTCATTTAGGGAATAGCTGATCAATGTTTCTTTGTATTGATCGTGTCTTCATGTCTTGCAGAGAGCCAGTCAGAGAATGAGCAGCTAGCATCAGAAACACAAGACCTCAGCGGCGCCTCCACAACCCCAGACTCGGGTCACGCCCCtacagttgacagctccgccccctGCGAAAACTCACCGGGAAGCCCCACCCACAAAGCAAGCCAAGGTCAGCCAATGGAAAGAGCTGAAACGAGTCAATAATAACGTGATAACCAACAGTTatttacattgttttttttgaaCATTTCAAGGTGAAAATTTGCTGCGTTTCTTTATTTGGTttgattttaaatatttttgcctcttaaagaaaatgtttttatatataatttaaCAATGAAAAGAATTATTTTCGGCCTAATATTACTGGTCCTAAACCAACCACACCTGTAAAAGCAGGTGACGGCTAAGTGCAGCGAAAGATCAAATGTCTTGATGATTTTGTCACTGCGCTGTTAGGTAAATCATTAATTCAATAATTATTAAATATCTTTACCTCATTAAACATTTCAAGGTTAGTTGTGACTGGTAACGGGGATAGTTGTCGTTACTAGCTTGCTACTAGTTCTGTTACTAATGCTATTTGAGCTAGCACGTTAGCTTGCTACTAGCTTGCTGCTGTGGGCCTCTAATTTCAGTTTCATAACTACTATATTTACATTGTGTTTCCACTGTGGGTAAGTTATAAAAAcactttctgaaaataaagatgCTACacagctaacatgctaacacTCCAGTTCCCTGTGTGCTTCTTGAGTTAAAAACCAGAAAAGAAGTTCAGTTTCCTTCTATTTAAGTATTTAAGGTTATAATGACACGAATGACTGATGAGTTTATTTAAACTGGAGTTGGGCAGCTGCTTTGAAACATGCGTGATGATACTGACTGAAGCTGTTTGTCCTGCAGCTGCAGAGCAGCTGGAGGCTGAAACCGGTGAGCAGCCTGACCAGCAGGAGGCGCCAGAGACCAGAGCGGCTTCCACTAAACAGCCTCCACAGAGCAGCAAGGTAACACTTCAGTCAGTGTTTTTAACTTTCAGCCTGGACAGGAAGACGGACATTCAGTatagtaataataatttatATTATAATAATTTAAAGATGACCTCAAGATGAACCTACTTTTATGTGATAATGGCTTAACTTACTATTATCCTGTTACTACTGCTTTTTGAGCTAATACGTTAGCTTTTTACTAGCGCTCTGTTACTACTGCTCTTTGAGCTAATACATTAGCTTGCTACTAGCGCTCTGTTACTACTGCTCTTTGATCTAGCACGTTAGCTTGCTACTAGCGCTCTGTTACTACTGCTCTTTGAGCTAGCACGTTAGCTTGCTACTAGCGCTCTGTTACTACTGCTCTTTGAGCTAGCACGTTAGCCTGCTACTAGCGCTCTGTTACTACTGCTCTTTGAGCTAGCACTTTAGCTTGCTATTAGCGCTTTGTTATTAATGCCCTTTGAGCTAACACATTAGCTTGCTACTAGTGCTCTGTTACTAATGCTCTTTAGGCTAGCACGTTAGCTTGCTACTACTGCTCTGTTATTACTGCTAATACGTTAGCTTGCTAAATATCCTGATATATCTTGACATAACAGATATTTTGTTAGCTCAGCCAAGTAAAGTCTGATATCCCATCACGGCAAACCTGGGCTGAAGGACGGCTTGTGGCCTGGTTGGTTGCTTCTTCTCTGCTGCCATAAATGCAACTGTTTGTGCTCAGGAGCAGTAAACAGAATTACCTCGACTCAGTATCACAGATCCTCCCCAACTGCAACAATGAAGGACGACTCCTcattttaagttatatttatttgtgTGTAAAAATGTGAATTAAAAAGTGATGAATGGTGTCCTCCTTCAGGTGGAGAGCACCGACGATGACGACTGTCACAGCAACAAGAGTCTGGACCTGAACTTTGGCAAGAAGCTCATCGACTTTAAGCTCTCCACGTCCTCCTCAAGCTCCGCCCCTCAGGAAGAACaaccctgctcctcctcctgttcctcttcGTCCTCTGCATCCTCCACCTCGGCTCCCCCAGAGGCCGCAGAGAGCCCCGAGGAGAAGGACAAGGCGTCCGCCGGTAACCCCGTGAAGCAGCAGCCAGAGTACAAACACGTCTGTCGAGTGTGCAAGAAGAGCTTCCGCTACGCCACCACGCTCGCTCGCCACGAGAGGGCGCACCTCTCCGAGGAGACCCCGACTCCTATGGAGGAGGCTTCGCCGGCGATGGAGGAGGGCAAAGCTGCCGAGGAGAGCAAAGCTGCCGAGGAGGAGAAAGACGAGAAGGAGCTGGagatggagctggagctggaggtggaggaaggaggaGCAAAGGGAGGCGAGAGCGAGGGCGGAGAGAGCGTGGagtcggaggaggaggaggaagaggagaaggaaaaggaggagCGGAGCGATGAAGAGGCGTCGGAACCAAAGAACGTGGAGGGAGGAGAGACGGGAGGAGGACGAGTGGACAAGAGGAAGAAGATCTGCAACGTGTGCGACAAGAGATTCTGGTCCCTGCAGGACCTGACCCGACACATGAGGTCGCACACAGGTACGGAACCACAGGTGCACAGGTGGGGGCCCCCACCTCTAACAGAGCGCTAGTAGCAAGCTAACGTGGTAGCCTAAAGAGCAGTAGTAACAGAGCGCTAGTAGCAAGCTAACGTGCTAGCCCAAAGAGCAGTCGTAACAGAGCGCTAGTAGCAAGGTAACGTGCTAGCTCAAAGAGCAGTCGTAACAGACCGCTAATAGCCAGCTAACGTGCTAGCTCAAATAGCATTAATAACAAAGCGCTAATAGCAAGCTAACGTGCTAGATCAAAGAGCAGTAGTAACAGAGCGCTAGTAGCAAGGTAACGTGCTAGCTCAAAGAGCAGTCGTAACAGACCGCTAATAGCCAGCTAACGTGCTAGCTCAAATAGCATTAATAACAAAGCGCTAATAGCAAGCTAACGTGCTAGATCAAAGAGCAGTAGTAACAGAGCGCTAGTAGCAAGCTAACTTGCTAGCTCAAAGAGCATTAGTAACAGAGCGCTAGTAACAAGCTAACGTATTAGCTCAAAAAGCAGTAGTAACAGGATAATAGTAAGTTAAGCCATTATCACATAAAAGTAGGTTCATCTTGAGGTAATCGCAGGGGGAATTAttgaaaaattattattattatactgaATGTCTTCCTGTCCAGGCTGAAAGTTAAAAACACTGACAGAAGTGTTACCTTGCTGCTCTGTGGAGGCTGCTTAGTGGAAGCCGCTCTGGTCTCTGGCGCCTCCTGCTGGTCAGGCTGCTCACCGGTTTCAGCCTCCAGCTGCTCTGCAGCTGCAGGACAAACAGCTTCAGTCAGTATCATCACGCATGTTTCAAAGCAGCTGCCCAACTCCAGTTTAAAGAAACTCAAAGATTCTCAGTCATTCGTGTCATTATAACCCTAAATGCTTAAATAGAAGGAAACTGAACTTCTTTGCTGGTTTTTCACTCATGAAGCACACAGGGAACTGGAGAGTTAGCATGTTAGCTGTGTAGCATCTTTTCAGAAAGTGTTTTTATAACTTACCCACAGTGGAAACACAATGTAAATATAGTAGTTATGAAACTGAAATTAGAGGCCCACAGCAGCAAGCTAGTAGCAAGCTAACGTGCTAGCCCAAAGAGCATTAATAACAAAGCGCTAGTAGCAAGCTAACGTGCTAACTCGAAGAGCAGTAGTAACAAAGCGCAAGTAGCAAGCTAACGTGCTAACTCGAAGAGCAGTAGTAACAGAACGCTAATAGCAAGCTAACGTGCTAGCCTAAAGAGCAGTAGTTACAGAACGCTAATAGCAGGTTAACGTGCTAGCTTGGCGCCCCACGGGTGTTTTAGATGAATTCCAGAAGGCTAAATGAATGTTTTCCCTCCGCAGGCGAGCGGCCGTACCAGTGTAAGACCTGCGAGCGGACCTTCACCCTGAAGCACAGCCTGGTCCGGCACCAGAGGATCCACCTGAAGCCACGAGGAGCCGACGAGTCCTCCGCCGCCAACGATGACGCCAGCGAAGACGGAGACTCCTGCACGCCGACCCCGACCTCCACCTGCCCGCCGTCAGAGAACGAGAGCGAATGCGGGAGCGCCGCCGCCAGAGCgaaggagctggaggaggaggacgtgAAGGAGGAGGGCGATGGGCAGCCGGAGGAGTCGGGCGCCGCGGCGGCAGAGGACGGCTCCGCCAAAGCGTCCGACTCGGATCCGACTTCCGAAGAGGCGGATATCCAGGACGAATCTGAACTTTCCTCCTCTGACTCGACTCATCAAGCTACTGAATCAAAGACGACCACAAGCACAGACTCGCCGGCGGCGCCCGACTCCTCCAAAGACCCCGCCTCCTGCAGCCGCCCGCCAGGAGACACGGCGGCGGCGCCCCCCGCGGAAGGCATCATCCACGGGCTGCTGGAGATCCACAGCCAGCCCCCCCTGGAGCACACGCTGCCCAACGGAGAGCCTCCTCTGGTGGGGGCGGACTGAAGGGAAGCGGCCTCACCGCAGTGCCATACGATGCAAAAACCAGCGGAAAACTTTTCCACGGAAAGAGGAAAACCTCGTTTTCTTGAAGTGCCTTACTACTAGTCCTactttaaaagatgttttttgcTATATCTTTATCTGCATTATTACGGAGGATGGATATAATTTTTATAGCTTTTTATGATGACAgtgatttacttttttttttttttgtgcgggGAATCTATATTTCagcaataaaaagaataaacgATTACGATTTATTATTGTTCTAGATTTTTCTTTGAGAATTGATGATCAACTTGGATGCCGACTGAAACGGACCGTCGGCGTCACATTTCTTCTTCGGTATTTAAATTAGCAGCCGGGCGCCGGCCatcagaataaataaaaaaaagccgtGGAAGTGGCGAACTTTTCCTTTTGGTCCAGCAGCCGCCTTTACGACACTGAACATTCACTTGCTGCTCCTCCGGTTCCAACATCCGTTTTTGATATTTTTGGATGGAGTGGAACACGGAGGTGGCGGCTGTtcggccgcggcggcggcgggtGAAGCCCGCTGTGGTGCTCGTGTCTCACTGTGGGACTGAGGGAGGTTTTTTGTAACTGGAAAACGCAGAAAGGTCGGCTCCTCAGCGTCCTTTCTGTGGCCCCTTCGCACGATGCCCGTCTTCTCTGTGGCTCcgtaaacacacaaaaactttCACGAACTTGTCAAAGTCGCACTTCTGTGTGGAAAAGAACTCTTGAAAGGGCAGAAAATGGTGTTTGTGTtctctctttgtttcctaaacccATCACACTATTGATCCCTTCTGTGTTCACTTCCCGTCATCATTCTCAGTTGATTCCATGTGTACAGAAAGTTGGAACGTGGCACGTGATGCTCGagtattttgtttttctgcatGTGTGCGATTATCAGTGATATTTAGGTGTGGGGGAGGGGAAATCTTGTATTTtgtggatttatttttattttttttgttgggtAACAACTGAACAAATCAAAAGTTTTTGTCgtgtttgtgtgaatgtgtgtgactcTTGCCTTTCTCTCATCGTCACCCCCTAGTGTTCTTTAAGGGTTAATTACAGGGCCTCCAGCGTGCTAACCTGCTGCACAAACTTGCCCCGGGTTCAGTTTACCTCAACTTCTGCTTTTTAACTGCAACCATTAAAACATCCAACGAGCGGCTCTGTATGCGGCCCTTTGAATCGTATGTCTTCCTTAACGTGGCCGGTGGGCTTAAAGCTCTTCAAGCCTGGTTTCTACTGTGGGCCAAATCAAAGCTAGCCAGGGCTAACTCATTAGTATGATTTCAAACA includes:
- the rreb1a gene encoding ras-responsive element-binding protein 1 isoform X3 → MLGGHVPLETGETTRDELYLSGLEGETHRDTPRERPGDGAWSPGRSSTKLHLRTNIFFLSTTSAPSFFYLFIFCLTSSFLRERRAKGREEEKQKRRRRLWREGRGEEEEEEGGGEAEAGVKFVQVCTSLRKRHFDSSPLRSKFAAHFLSLLFFFFIPFIIHHPRRSSSSSSSSSPPPPPPSSSSSSSPRCLGASSPTPTKSSCEQWLQTQTQQTPPPPAPSPRLERKRCFTKRTAVMENSTEEMQEGGGANTEINEKEAELKEEKTHNNLKGAINGVSEGATSGGEKLQNGDRGGGDLSSINAMMSAVMSAAGTINGGGGDEGESGVTSANSSAGPSPSPSPNKSLTAAMRAPPSRNARRNQETKDDSSAFICPLCSKNCQTQHQLTMHIRQHNADTGATDHSCSICGKCLSSASSLDRHMLVHSGERPYKCNVCGQTFTTNGNMHRHMKIHEKDPASGLLPASSPPSPNKRRRPSVKRRQDPEESGEEPPNKKVPEDAAAEDAAAAVQGSEEELLPCPICFKTCSSRLDLDAHMDAHPDTALRCDLCCLSFRTHRGLLRHNAGVHKLLPQDPSGRPFIQNNPSIPTGFNDLAFIDFSCKKFAHIAQVWCETNLRRCISKFHRFVCDCCDKAFPLRSALELHKTTSHPDKAPAAAPEEAEEEPEEEEEEPEEDGGGDSENGEEERQDAEAEVVSPEQACFLEAFGLQHASKVAPGPTDDEIHQAHLDSIKVIHVEPPSSSLPQEPASAHLSGGLGLTLGLNVGGLAALSIPLLEASGSALQGLSQRDALSLLSLQPFQTSFLLQPDGGAATAGAAASGMKPGEAGGAGIMELADIQQILKVAAAAPNQMGLPPLAKAPGFPGGPGHVQGQKAMPPLKPKPPISPRLSLTATTPPPLQSSQQASLGCISPSLPPPTLFKTPSCSSSSSSSSAGQMDTECMGDTPSSDSPPAATTAVHEEAGLSGRKLGAKAGNNAGSAKGSFPCRFCDQVFAFSGVLQAHMRFHLGILPHQCNICDYVAPDKATLIRHLRTHSGERPYVCRVCHYPFTVKANCERHLRKKHAKTSRKDIEKNIKYVTSSSTANMAAPITAATTTQDTEADTTCRFCGEDLKTYRALQIHLRTHNGCQRKPFECRRCGAAFLAKRNCIHHLLKQHPEVQEREIEEHIATLLPAAGGGTTRTVPVNATALNGISQPPIQVLQAVKMEDLASAAFPAELDQPLDFSAKGRGGGSQAGSPGVKLESASPTFDCGVLDQPIDLSIPSKRQRREAASGGEKREIKTEQSGGIMEQQLALALSKDEKTASALPPLHPHPQLGCYQLPPGSTPPPASLPSSARAQRLKPLLPKPSASASTPPCAALKELPPLASIAQIISSVSAAQDLLKRDAAPPEVKPQPGAASSQTDSAADAPGPAAAIDTQSDDLSEGSSRRRSRKKPAALAAKEKVASGGIDLESSGEFASVEKMLATTDANKFSTYLQTGAAELPGKRDVDRAAATAGSGGEEKEGGEREEGRPAALSVPQSKGKKNAYSNSVQKMTCPFCPRVFPWASSLQRHMLTHTGQKPFPCPRCDAFFSTKSNCERHLLRKHGVTHRTLRRNGAIVKKEDDEGLHESAESQSENEQLASETQDLSGASTTPDSGHAPTVDSSAPCENSPGSPTHKASQAAEQLEAETGEQPDQQEAPETRAASTKQPPQSSKVESTDDDDCHSNKSLDLNFGKKLIDFKLSTSSSSSAPQEEQPCSSSCSSSSSASSTSAPPEAAESPEEKDKASAGNPVKQQPEYKHVCRVCKKSFRYATTLARHERAHLSEETPTPMEEASPAMEEGKAAEESKAAEEEKDEKELEMELELEVEEGGAKGGESEGGESVESEEEEEEEKEKEERSDEEASEPKNVEGGETGGGRVDKRKKICNVCDKRFWSLQDLTRHMRSHTGERPYQCKTCERTFTLKHSLVRHQRIHLKPRGADESSAANDDASEDGDSCTPTPTSTCPPSENESECGSAAARAKELEEEDVKEEGDGQPEESGAAAAEDGSAKASDSDPTSEEADIQDESELSSSDSTHQATESKTTTSTDSPAAPDSSKDPASCSRPPGDTAAAPPAEGIIHGLLEIHSQPPLEHTLPNGEPPLVGAD